The following is a genomic window from Gloeocapsa sp. PCC 73106.
ATCCTAGGGATAGATTGTTTAGCCATAACTAGAAAATTACGCAGATACTCTGTCCTGGATAAGACAGAGCCAAGAATTAGCGCTATTGTTCTTGAGAGAGTTGATCTAACATACCTTGACAACTATCGAGAAGCAGATCAATCACGAGATCAAAACCCTCTTTTCCACCGTAGTAAGGATCAGGAACATCTTTAACTTGGTGTTTGGTAGCGAAATCGCACATCAATTTAACCTTGTGGTGGTATTTACCCTGAGGATCTAGAGAGAGAATATTGTGATAATTATCCCGATCCATAGCTAGAATCAAATCAAAATCGCTAAAATCTGAGACTTCAAAACGCCTAGCTTTACCTTCTAGTTCAATACCACGCTTTCTAGCGGCGACGCTCATGCGAGAATCAGGAGGAGAGCCGATATGATAACCTGCAGTACCCG
Proteins encoded in this region:
- a CDS encoding low molecular weight protein-tyrosine-phosphatase; amino-acid sequence: MSYRLLFVCLGNICRSPAAENIMNHLIAKADMSDRFSCDSAGTAGYHIGSPPDSRMSVAARKRGIELEGKARRFEVSDFSDFDLILAMDRDNYHNILSLDPQGKYHHKVKLMCDFATKHQVKDVPDPYYGGKEGFDLVIDLLLDSCQGMLDQLSQEQ